The genomic segment tagaatagagtcgcggccctccccttcgtgcccataaaacccatcatttctaagcttgaaacctcatcttaaaccatcccaaagctccccaactcataaccaattaatcccaactcctttagcatgacttaaacaacataattccacagaaaacacagcctaacacagaCTAATCTCCTCTTTACAATttatgaaactcaagagctataaacactcaaaccagccattcaaatccaatttaaaacttctaaaccatgagttgaaacttacctcttctgatgaaccacttcaccaagccaaagccaagctaagtccccaagtttcctcctcaattctgccttaagacatcaaaaccatgtttgcttcaatacttaaccaaaacccagaattctaaccacagagaagaatattaagagcttaccttaaccctgttttagttcttgatttactcctgagctaagcctccaaatcaccCCCTTCAATCCTCCAAACTCCAGCTGAATTCTAGCAAATTCTCTTTAAGTTTTTGTGTTTCTTCcccttgttttccttgagagagaatagagaggtaaGGCTGAGAAAataaggtcggtttatattttctaaaggcttccttatgtctatcctactcgttaagttaatcccgaggctcggggtgccggaaccgtccccgaggcgaaaatggtaaaatcccccaatattcccgcctagacatcctaacctcaaatatatctccatatatttactttcatgacccgatagtccaaatcgctacccgctatctaaaaatacctctgacttatccaaagtcatatcttaagtcccgttgtgacttttcccgctatctgaccctaggatcgtctcgagtcgtgctctgcgaacctatccacataataatgtggttctcacatataccacatatttatttcatattacattaccacataataccatcaattatcatataaacattactaaacatataattactcatttaaatcacaattattccattaatgccgtCCTGGCACACTAagcaaagcccttaagccttattagcgattttgggtcattacaatgggTCTCCCCATGCATCTTCACCTCCAGCTGAAGCAGCTCATCTAATGTCTGAACACAGGTGTCCACAGTCTTCAATGGCTTAAACATGTcgtaggggtgaaaagactaaatttcccctaactcatttaaagttttgtaaaggctcccaagggtaaaaccgtcatttcccatgcattttgttaatcataattaacaccctcaactTCCCATTATTGTAGATATTCTCAAATAcgaataattcatatcccgttacccgtTAATCCCCAGCAACGCtgtaatcaccaaattacccggagactcaccccgagctccgaacttaatcccgttatgaccaacaTGCATGAATATACATAATTACGCCATCAGCTGGCCAAATTACGAAactgcccctatgatgaaatgtggacccacatgcatgcatttaacatcatattataatataattcacataaacatgcccTTCATCTGTTTTTAACTACATAAGACCACGAAGTAATCAACCTTTTCTACCGTTTCATTTTTACTCGACTTCTCTTTAGTAAGTTGCATCAGAATAACGGGGACTTCTCTTTAATAAGTTGAAATACTAATGTATTAAATAATTATGATACATTAGTGTTTTAGTGAAACTCCACATCATTTTTGGAAAACAATCTCCGCATTTTGCAGCTATGTTAATAactacaaaattaaatttttaatgatGTATAACTGTATTCTATAATTTGTTTgaccataatttaaaaaaaaaaaagatatctttcacatttggtattaatatatatttataaaattctaatgatttcatgaaattttgttagCACAACTGGGAAGGTGCTATCTGAGTTGTTACACGAGGAAGGGGGTTCGACCTGGTGCATTGTTACatttatgttctttaattaaacgTAAGTTCAACTTTTTTTGCTCAACTAGCTTTCACCCCTCCATTGAaattcaaatcaactctcttgcATTGATTTTGcctatatatatacaataaattTTTGCAAATTAAATTCACACCACACTCAAAAGATTAGTTGAACATCTTCCCTCTAGTATTTTAAGTAAATACTAAACACAATATCAACTATTTTCAGTTTCAATCCAAAACAAGAGGATGCTAAAAGATATGAAAATAGGTAACATTACACATATTTTGATTTCTAATTATAACAAAAGGGTTCGCACAACATGATCCTTTATACTAATACATTGTACACATACACTCATGTTTACTTGATAGAACCATATGGCCACATGGGCAACCATGGTTACTGAAAAAGAATGACAAcataaaccaaatatccattaTATATAGAACTACTGCATTAGCTTGTTAAGTTGAAGTTAATTTTCTCTGTCACTACACAACATCCTCCAACTCTTGGAAACAGAAAACCATAGTGTCTAGTGCATCTTGCATAGCACCGACGGTTAAGCTGCTCAAACCTTTCTTCTCAATCTTAGCTCGGAGTAACTGAGCCGTCGTCATACCTTTGTCAAACTTCTCAATCTGTTCCTTAATAAAACATTCAATGTCAGTGGGTTTTGGATACTCTAATTTGGCGATGTCAGGTTTCTTAACAACCGGGTACGGGGATATGGTTGTTAATTTTATGCCTACAGCCACCTGGGTGGTTCGAAAGTAAACTGGAGGAGTTAAATCCATTGCGATGGTGTTGCAGCCTGAATCCATCGTTTGTATGGCTCCAGCGTCAGTGTCTGCGTTCACATCCAAAATTATGTCACGTTTGTTCAACTCTGAATCGTTGGCTGAGGTGGCCATCATCTTTTCGAAATATTACCCTTAATGTCTCTGTTCGCCAAAACAGAAGTCCAATGCACATATGTGTTTATACCAGTGTTGGATTTATATAATGGCAATTTATTATGGTTTCCACTAGTTTTGTCTTATTATATTACATGTACATTAGTGTATCTGTGCATTGAGAACCCATATATCCCACAATACCCGCCAAGCATTGAATGATTGACCGACTACCAACAGTATTTTGAAATTGACTACACTGTCGTGGGATCCACCCATTTTTTGGAGTATTTATACACGTTATGCCTTCTTTGACTCAAATACTACCCACCCTCACCATACCTTCATGTCATATCCAAATTTGATTTTAATATCCATAGTGGGGCCAATTCTGTGGATGCATTGTTTATTTGCTCATAAGACGACCCTACATTGTTACTTGCATTTATTTCAAATGTCACTGCTGCAGGAATGTACTATAAGAAATGATAGTGTGGCCTCGTATTGGTCCCACTTAAAATTTGTGTCATAACGCCTATGGCACTTAGGCATACCTACACCTCTCAATGACTTCTAGAGTACACCATCCATGTCCTATGCTCTTGTTTGGACTATGTTATTAGTGTGCATATGTATGGAACACTATAAACTCCAATTTATTTACGACCAACCATCTACTATGGATTCCGGCTCCTCATTCGACTCATGCAATCGAGAGGTTTTCCCCGAGGTCGCCCGTCAAGAAAACATCCGCCCGGAACTGGAAGAGTTCACACACAGTAGAATAACAACCCTCCCCCCACACCTTTTAGAGTACATTAATGATCTAAAGGATAAATTGGAGGAGAAGAAGTTCTTGATTTGGCAAATCAATTTTGAAAAAGGTATGTTGGAGGAACGTAACAAGTCAATGGAAGCGAAGATATTGGAGTTGGAGGCCGAAATTGTTGAACGGTGCAACGAATTAGAAGGATTGAGAAGGATTGCTTCCAAGGACGACTACCAAAGGTTGTCCGAAGTAGTGGACAAACTTAAGTCTGAGGCATTGACTAGATACCAACAATATCTAGATGAAAAAGTGCACAACAGGGTCGGCGTCCGTTTGCAAAAGGAAGGTAGAAGAGGATGAACAACTCCATTGTTAGTAACTTCAAAACTTTATGATACTATCCTTGTCTAAGTTAGTCTAAGTGGGCGTTGCATTGCATTAGTTCCACCGAGTAAGAATGGTTTGTTAGTTTATAAGTGTTGTTCAATTAGGTTTGGGTTGTTAGTTTCTTGAGGTGGCGTATGTCACAATGACTTGTTTGTCAGATTATTTTACTAAACTTTCATAATATGCATTTGTAGTACTTATGATAATTAATAACttataatggaattatgttcacTAGTATTACTGTAAATGAATGTGAGAGTTACACTTGAGGAGACTTAGTGGGACAGCCTTCCCATCATGAAGAAATTGTTAGAGTACCACATGACAGTGCACCTATCTAGAGAGTAGGTTCATCTAGTCTAAGTAAAGTTGGTTGTTTCCATACTCAAATAGCACCTCCCATCCCCCAATTACGACCATATATATATGCAATGcaggtacaatttttttttttatgaacccCTGCCAACTGAAGGATTCACAACTACATTGTTAAAAAGTGTTGTTCTACAGATCGGTCATACATGGATCTTATTTTTTACATTTTCCCAGTTACATACAACATCCTCCCCTTATTGACTACATAAACCACATATATGCCTTTCGGTGATACAAATGAGGAGTTACAAAAATTGAATCCATTTCTCGATATATTTAATTATCCTTGGAAATTGGGTTATAATATAAATTGGAAAGGAAAGCACTAATgctttttgtaatgacccactacccTACACTTACATataaaaacatcataactttatttaaaactaaaaagcaaatgttaaactacaaagtaggatatgggatcccattgtttttaaaataaaaacatatcataactttaagtaaatggattacaaaataaagtgcggaaaatacatataaagcataatttttaaaatactaagaagcgacttcatcATCGAACCGAAACGCTcaatccatcgattccatcccgcctcaatacacaacccctaagctgccaagaacctttccgccaccaaagctatttttctggacataaaaacataaaggaatgagcctaatgctcaggaaggaaaatctaacaacataaatcatatacataaaattatatcataggCTAAAAACATcccataacatatactataagcatatcatatatgtcatatatactataatggccgttactacttggggcttgtaaagtaaacaagtcatattaatcaaacctaggttaaaattaatattctaaaactataggttaaacttagaaaatgtaCAAGTGTTACCACGAGTGTCCAGCTAAATCCAAaactgaaccaaaatccacagtcataaaaatactacaactattactattggtgctactatctaactagctaagtaaagttcttggactctacacttttTAAATAATTACCATTATAATGATTAAATAAGCTCTTTAATATGAAATAATACTCCATGAGTTCATAATAATcgaaatattcaaaattttaattatttcatttctTCAGCTTTAAGAAGTACGATATGAAATCATGGGTGAAGTTCATAACCTAATAAAGCTTATTAACATAAACAACAAAGtaatttaaaacatatatattctaCTCACCCATGCGTCGCAAAACTATGACTGCCGGCTATCGTACTTTCATTTAGAGGAATATCGCCACTCGCTGAAATGTTATTTTACCATGGTGTAGATGTGTCATTATTGCCATCGTCATTGCTTTCTCCAGGCTGGATGAAGCCACAACATACACTTGCTTCTGTGGATGGAAACTTAGAAAATGGTTGAAATTGTTGAGTCATTTGAATTTGAGGTTGAACTTTGCAAGTTGCCCTGTTGTGCCCTAACTCGTTGCAGTTTCTGCATCTTCTCTTGTTAGCCACCTTGTTATCATGCTCCTTCTCCTTTCCTTTTGACTTTTTATTAGGTTCCCTCCCCTTAGTCCGAATTAAAGCTGGATCTCGGATCACTCTGTTAGATGGGTGGGAGTGGTTCTCATTTTGCTCAATGTTTGCGTCACCGGATTGATTACAAAATTGGAAGCACATTGACTTAAATTTCTCCTCCAACTGAGACATCTCATTCATGGCCCTTTCGTAAGTGTCGCTTTGCTTGGTCGCAAAGTATCCCATTGCATTGAACCGTGATGTTAATGATCCCCATCTTGTACATACCAACACATCAGCGGGCACCCTAGAATGGGGGAAACCATTCAATTCAACCAAGCTCTTAGCATCCTTCCTCCACTAGCCTTAAACATGAAGTCTGGAATGCAAGGTATGTTCAAGTGCTTCATAACAGCGAATATATGACGACATGGAATTCCATCGGACTCGAACAGCATACATGTACAATTGATGTGTCCATGGTCAGTGTCGTAGTTCACTTGACTCCGTACTAGTCCTTTTGGGAAACGTGTCAAGTAGTACGACCGACTGTTAACTGTTACATCTGCAGAGTCAACTGAGTATGAAAGAGCACTACTGATTTGCTTTGCCACCTTTTCGTACATGGTCCTGGTAAGAATGGAGGCAACTTGTTGGTAGTACTGGTGGAAGACATTTGTTGGTATACTGGGCGAAGTGTGGTTACTGATGAAGTCATCCTCCCTTTCGGTGTGGCGAATGTTCTGTATGGCTGCATCAACTTGGCCGACAAGATCCCTAAGCTTAAGTTTGCTCGTTAGGAAGTGCGATAGGTAGGAATTGATTGACTCGGACCTTTGGGTGGTTGTAAGACCCGTGAAGAAGTTTCCCCGAAGGAAACACTCAGCCCAACTTTTACGGTTGGCGTAAGTTGTTTTTGCCCAGCGACTTTCTTGAAGATGGAATTCTGAGACCATATTGTTCCATGTATCCTCAAACTGTTCCTCGGTACAATATTGATAAAGGAGCTCGTTGAATTTTGCCTTGAAAAGTGGGTGAGGTGCATTGCTGGTTAAGTTGGCCTGAAGGTGCCACGCACACAAACGGTGGACTGACTGCGGCATGACTACCTTTATTGCGTTTGCCATAGCATGGTCTCCGTCGGTGACAATAACATGCAGTGCCTTGTTTTTCATGCACTCTAAGAATTCTTGTAAAACCCATATGTA from the Humulus lupulus chromosome X, drHumLupu1.1, whole genome shotgun sequence genome contains:
- the LOC133806176 gene encoding protein FAR1-RELATED SEQUENCE 5-like, which encodes MESNICTVPGQVKFFNKDPQELSKEDTVHQHLNTLQEWEDFYYTYSQWMGFSVRKEDVRREKADNPEWQRKWVCSKQGFRREKWKNLTNQKKTPRAITRTGCLAVLRVNLDRSDNTWVEKDFNPVHNHDLAAKTELHFLRSNRAIPECIGAQEAEEGETDVEGALGYLECLGLRDPDFYETHTIDKDFRLVDLFWADGNCRRDYNLFGEIMAFDTTYRKNAYNKPLLIFVGVNHHFRTIFFAVALLYDETEETYIWVLQEFLECMKNKALHVIVTDGDHAMANAIKVVMPQSVHRLCAWHLQANLTSNAPHPLFKAKFNELLYQYCTEEQFEDTWNNMVSEFHLQESRWAKTTYANRKSWAECFLRGNFFTGLTTTQRSESINSYLSHFLTSKLKLRDLVGQVDAAIQNIRHTEREDDFISNHTSPSIPTNVFHQYYQQVASILTRTMYEKVAKQISSALSYSVDSADVTVNSRSYYLTRFPKGLVRSQVNYDTDHGHINCTCMLFESDGIPCRHIFAVMKHLNIPCIPDFMFKASGGRMLRAWLN